The following DNA comes from Mucisphaera calidilacus.
GGCCTCGGCGATGCGTGTCTCGGCGTCGCGCTGGACGAACTGGAAGTAGAAGATCGCTGCGCCGCCCACGACAACGACGAGGGCCGCGACGAGGATGATGAGGAACGGGGTGTTGATTCGCTGCTTGGCCATGGGGGTCTCTCAATCCGTGTGCCGCGTCGGTGTTGGCGTCACGATCAGGTTTAGCGGGGTTCAGCGGGCGGCCAGGTCCCCTCGGTAACCTCGATCCAGTCGGGCAGGGCGGCCATCACGTGGGGGAGCATGTCGTCGAGGGCGCGGGTGACCGTCTCGACGGCCCGGTTGGGGTCGGCGACGCCGATCGGCTGCAGCTCGATCTTGCAGTAGTAGCTGTAGCGGTCGGTGGGGTTGAAGGCGAGGAGCCTAACGCGTTCGGCGGTCTCGGCGAACTCGCCGTTGGCCGCGAAGACGTAGAGGACGTGCATGTCCTGGTCGGGCCGGTCCTCGGTGCCGTAGGTGAACTGGCGCATCGTGAATTCGGCGTCGGGGATGCGCGCGGTCTGGCCGTCGGGGAGCGTGGCGAGATAGTCGCTGTTCTCGATGTCGCGGGTGAGGCGCGAGCGGTCGAGTGTCACGAGGGGGTAGCCGCCGCCACGGGCCACGAGTCCGCCGGCGATGAAGCAGCGTTCGGGGACGTGGGGGACGGTGTCGGCGGTGCCGGTGTAGTAGGCGACGTGCAGGCGGACCATCGAGCCGACGGGCGCATCCGCCAGGTAGCGGTTGCGCTGGGTGGTGTTCTTGAAGTCGACGCCGGTGGCGTCGTGCATCTGCGTGTTGACGTAGAGGCGTGAGACGTACTGCTCGGTGCCGAGTTCGGAGACGATGTCCTTGGGCAGCCGCTGGTCGTCGATCAGCCGCCAGGGCCCCATGGTGAAGGGGATCTTGACGACGGACTCGCGGAGGGGAACGGCTTCCTTGAGCAGGACGACCTCGGTCATGGCCACGGCCTGCTTGAGGCCGGCGGTGGCGGTGGCGAGGGCGCCGATGATGACGATCAGGGCCATCTGGCGTGCGGGCCGGCCTGTTGGGCCTTCGGGCAGGTTGCGGAACAGGGCCGGGACGACGGCGACAATCGCGATCAGCAGGGCGAGGGTGCAGACGACGAGGGTGGTCCACCCGGCCCAGGCGGGGAAGGACTCGCCGACGACGTCGGGCCGCAGGGCGGACAGGAAGCCGAGGTAGGCAAGACCGGCGAGCAGCGTGACGCCCGCGCCGGTGACCAGGGCGCTGAGGACGCGTGTGGGGCTGACCCATGCGGGGGGTTCGGGGGTTTCGTCGGCCTGGGCGTCGGTCTTCCTGGCGGGCGGGGTTTCGTCCTCGTCCTCGTCGGAGATGACGATGTTGTCGAGGATCCAGGTGACCAGCATGAAGATGCCGGCGGCGGGGATGAGCATGAGCATGCCGACGAAGATGTGGAAGTCGCCGGTGGCCATCTCCCGGTTGTAGACATAGAGCACGCCGATGGTCGAGACGCGTGCGACGTTGACGAGGATGGCGATGGGGATGGTGAGGCTGATGAGGGCGATACGCTGCCACCACTGGAGCTTCTGGATGAAGGCGAAGGCGACGCCGAGCGCGATGAACGCCATGAGCATGCGCAGGCCGGAGCAGGCCTCGGCGACGTTGATGCTCTCGGTGATCAGCTCGCCGGCCTTGTAGAAGGTGAGGTCGATGGTGATGCCGCGGTCGTTGACCGACTCGAGGTTGCCGTCGAAGACGGCCCAGCACTCGAGGACGATCGTGGCGGCGTTAGCGGCGATGGCCTGGAGGAGGTTGGCGATCTGCTCCCAGATCTTGTCGCTGACCTTGACGGCGAAGACGAGGTAGGCCACGGGGAACCAGAGCCAGCGCATGGCGTGGGTGCCCATGACGAACCAGGTGATCCCGAAGAGGGCGAGGATCATCGAGTAGCCCTGGGCCATGTCGTTGCGGATGGGGTAGATGCCCAGGCCGTAGCCGACGAAGCCGGCGAGCATGAACAGCAGGCCGATCGGCGCGACGCGGGGGATCGTCTGGCGGATGTGGTCCTGATGGATGCGGATGTAGTAGAGGGAGATCAGCGGGACGATCAGGGCGTGGGACCAGTCAGAGTCGGTGGTGGCAAAGAGCCAGGTCCTGCGCAGGAAGACGTAGTGCAGCAGCCCGAAGAGGGCGATGAGCACGGCCATCAGCCCCCACGCGGAGGGGGTGAACAGGCTGCCCGGTTGCTTCGGGCTGACGGGGTTGTTCAGGCTGGCGGTCGTCATAGTGAACGTTAATCAGCGTTGCCGGTTTGACCGGATGTTTGCGAACTCGATATCGACGGAATCGGCCCCTCGCTGAGGTGG
Coding sequences within:
- a CDS encoding exosortase/archaeosortase family protein; this translates as MTTASLNNPVSPKQPGSLFTPSAWGLMAVLIALFGLLHYVFLRRTWLFATTDSDWSHALIVPLISLYYIRIHQDHIRQTIPRVAPIGLLFMLAGFVGYGLGIYPIRNDMAQGYSMILALFGITWFVMGTHAMRWLWFPVAYLVFAVKVSDKIWEQIANLLQAIAANAATIVLECWAVFDGNLESVNDRGITIDLTFYKAGELITESINVAEACSGLRMLMAFIALGVAFAFIQKLQWWQRIALISLTIPIAILVNVARVSTIGVLYVYNREMATGDFHIFVGMLMLIPAAGIFMLVTWILDNIVISDEDEDETPPARKTDAQADETPEPPAWVSPTRVLSALVTGAGVTLLAGLAYLGFLSALRPDVVGESFPAWAGWTTLVVCTLALLIAIVAVVPALFRNLPEGPTGRPARQMALIVIIGALATATAGLKQAVAMTEVVLLKEAVPLRESVVKIPFTMGPWRLIDDQRLPKDIVSELGTEQYVSRLYVNTQMHDATGVDFKNTTQRNRYLADAPVGSMVRLHVAYYTGTADTVPHVPERCFIAGGLVARGGGYPLVTLDRSRLTRDIENSDYLATLPDGQTARIPDAEFTMRQFTYGTEDRPDQDMHVLYVFAANGEFAETAERVRLLAFNPTDRYSYYCKIELQPIGVADPNRAVETVTRALDDMLPHVMAALPDWIEVTEGTWPPAEPR